The Streptococcus mitis genomic sequence GCCGTCGCATTGAAAATACCAAGAGAAATGTCTTCAATTCTAAGTTAAATAAAATCTTATTTGCAGTCATCTTTCTCTTGATTTTGCTTGTCTTAGCAATGAAACTGTTGTAATAGAAAAGGAAACGAAATGAAAATAGGAATTATTGCGGCTATGCCAGAAGAACTGGCTTATCTGGTCCAGCATTTAGACAATGCCCAGGAGCAAGTTGTTTTAGGCAATACCTATCACACAGGAAGCATTGCCTCGCATGAAGTCGTTCTTGTAGAAAGTGGAATTGGTAAGGTCATGTCTGCTATGAGTGTGGCGATTTTGGCTGATCATTTTCAAGTGGATGCTCTTATCAATACGGGATCAGCTGGGGCAGTAGCAGAAGGCATTGCTGTTGGGGATGTTGTGATTGCTGACAAATTAGCCTATCATGATGTGGATGTCACAGCTTTTGGTTATGCTTATGGACAAATGGCGCAACAACCGCTTTATTTTGAATCAGACAAAACCTTTGTTGCTAAAATACAAGAGAGTTTATCTCAATTGGACCAAAACTGGCACCTTGGTTTAATTGCTACAGGAGATAGTTTTGTTGCAGGAAATGACAAGATAGAAGCGATTAAGTCTCATTTCCCAGAAGTTTTAGCCGTTGAGATGGAGGGGGCTGCTATTGCACAGGCAGCGCATGCTCTTAATCTTCCAGTCTTGGTTATCCGAGCTATGAGTGATAATGCCAACCATGAAGCAAACATCTCTTTTGATGAGTTTATTATCGAAGCTGGACGTCGCTCGGCCCAAGTCTTATTAGCCTTTTTGAAGGCCTTAGATTAAGCGAAAATTTGACAGTTTTTCTAGCTTATGATAAGATTTAAGTAAAGAAAAGCTAGAAAACGTTTCAGAGGATATTATGAGTATTGAAATGACCGTCAGTGAGATTGCAGAGGTCTTAGGATTATCTCGCCAAGCAATCAATAACCGTGTCAAAGAATTACCAGAAGAAGACACAGATAAAAATGACAAAGGGGTAACAGTCGTTACCAGAAGTGGCTTGATTAAGCTAGAAGAAATCTATAAAAAAACGATTTTTGAAGATGAGCCTGTCAGTGAAGATGTCAAGCAACGTGAACTGATGGAGATTCTGGTTGATGAGAAGAATGCAGAAATTCTACGTCTCTATGAACAATTAAAGGCCAAGGATC encodes the following:
- a CDS encoding 5'-methylthioadenosine/adenosylhomocysteine nucleosidase: MKIGIIAAMPEELAYLVQHLDNAQEQVVLGNTYHTGSIASHEVVLVESGIGKVMSAMSVAILADHFQVDALINTGSAGAVAEGIAVGDVVIADKLAYHDVDVTAFGYAYGQMAQQPLYFESDKTFVAKIQESLSQLDQNWHLGLIATGDSFVAGNDKIEAIKSHFPEVLAVEMEGAAIAQAAHALNLPVLVIRAMSDNANHEANISFDEFIIEAGRRSAQVLLAFLKALD
- the rocS gene encoding chromosome segregation protein RocS, whose protein sequence is MSIEMTVSEIAEVLGLSRQAINNRVKELPEEDTDKNDKGVTVVTRSGLIKLEEIYKKTIFEDEPVSEDVKQRELMEILVDEKNAEILRLYEQLKAKDRQLSEKDEQMRIKDRQIAEKDKQLDQQQQLTLQAMKDQENLKLELDQAKEEVQSTKKGFFARLFGG